One window of Amyelois transitella isolate CPQ chromosome 7, ilAmyTran1.1, whole genome shotgun sequence genomic DNA carries:
- the LOC106130248 gene encoding vacuolar protein sorting-associated protein VTA1 homolog codes for MSANIPECPPSLKPIQHYLKTAAEHDARDPVVAYWCRLHALQVGLKLTSKKTPEETKLLMALMDWLEETKKNQKENEAISNDVAAQAHLENYALKLFLYADKQDREQNYGKNVVKAFYTAGMIYDVLTTFGELTDEAAQNRKYAKWKAAYIHNCLKNGETPVPGPMPTEETPNEEAPADSNPDPQPGYAAPQTPGFLPVNPPPTVPSSFPTVPSSFNNSLPDANAAMRAASQLPPVPYTPDPNPGGFVPYDPTQQPVTPPTTVYSNSSVAQLTPEQITKAQKYCKWANSALNYDDVQTAITNLRNALELLQTGRDPA; via the exons ATGTCTGCAAACATACCCGAGTGCCCTCCAAGTTTGAAACCAATTCAGCATTACCTAAAGACCGCAGCTGAACATGACGCTAGAGATCCGGTTGTGGCGTACTGGTGCAGACTACATGCACTCCAAGTGGGCCTTAAACTTACTTCAAAAAAGACACCAGAAGAAACTAAACTCCTCATGG CTCTTATGGACTGGTTAGAGGAAACCAAGAAGAATCAGAAAGAAAATGAGGCGATCAGCAATGACGTGGCCGCCCAAGCTCACCTGGAGAACTATGCCCTCAAACTGTTCCTGTATGCTGACAAACAGGACAGGGAACAGAACTATGGAAA GAACGTTGTGAAAGCATTCTACACAGCGGGCATGATATACGACGTTCTCACCACATTCGGTGAGCTGACTGACGAGGCCGCGCAGAACAGGAAGTACGCCAAGTGGAAGGCGgcctacattcataactgtttGAAGAATGGCGAGACCCCAGTGCCAG GACCAATGCCAACCGAAGAAACACCTAACGAAGAGGCCCCAGCGGACAGCAATCCCGACCCACAACCAGGTTATGCAGCACCACAAACACCCGGCTTCCTACCCGTGAACCCACCCCCAACAGTACCGTCTTCATTCCCCACCGTCCCATCAAGTTTCAATAACAGTCTACCCGACGCCAACGCCGCCATGAGAGCAGCTTCACAATTACCACCAGTTCCATACACGCCCGATCCGAACCCAGGCGGTTTCGTCCCCTATGACCCGACACAGCAACCGGTGACCCCGCCCACAACAGTGTACAGCAATTCCTCAGTTGCCCAGCTAACACCGGAGCAAATAACGAAAGCCCAGAAGTATTGCAAGTGGGCGAACAGTGCTTTGAACTATGATGATGTACAGACAGCGATCACGAACTTGAGGAACGCGCTGGAACTGCTGCAGACTGGACGGGACCCGGCTTAA
- the LOC106130246 gene encoding GTP-binding protein Rheb homolog → MPSKQRKIAMMGYRSVGKSSLIIQFVEGQFVDSYDPTIENTFTKFIRLNSTEYEVKLVDTAGQDEYSIFPLQYSMDFHGYVLVYSITSSKSFQIVQILYDKLLDMVGKIHVPIVLVGNKTDLHLDRKISTEEGQRLAEKWNAAFVETSAKKNESVTDMFHAILSEIERSDGHLAEKNGCVIC, encoded by the exons ATGCCCTCAAAGCAGAGAAAAATTGCTATGATGGGCTATAGATCTGTTG GCAAATCTTCTTTGATAATACAATTTGTGGAAGGACAATTCGTTGACTCGTACGACCCCACAATTGAAAACa cgtTTACGAAGTTTATTCGCTTGAATTCTACCGAATATGAAGTGAAGCTGGTTGACACTGCTGGTCAGGATGAATACAGCATATTCCCCCTTCAGTATAGCATGGACTTTCATGGTTATGTGTTGGTTTACTCTATAACTTCTAGCAAAAGTTTCCAAATAGTGCAAATACTGTATGACAAATTACTAGATATGGTCGGCAAGATACA TGTTCCCATAGTGTTAGTAGGAAATAAAACTGATCTTCACTTGGACAGGAAAATTAGTACCGAGGAAGGTCAGAGGTTAGCAGAAAAATGGAATGCGGCGTTTGTGGAGACAAGTGCTAAAAAGAATGAG TCAGTGACAGATATGTTCCACGCCATACTATCGGAGATTGAAAGGTCAGATGGGCACCTTGCCGAGAAAAACGGATGTGTTATATGTTAA